A region from the Thermogemmatispora onikobensis genome encodes:
- the glgP gene encoding alpha-glucan family phosphorylase translates to MTVFPIMPARISRLYELAYNLWWSWHPEASALYSSLDPELWEAVGHNPVHFLSEVRPQYLEKAAHNPQYLQVYDRVLEEFDRYMHPAPGSTWFARTYPELEQCVIAYFSAEFGLHEALPIYSGGLGILAGDHCKEASDLGLPLVGVGFLYPQGYFRQSITREGIQEAFYDKLIFSQVPAAPACGPDGNEVLISVDLPGRRIHAKVWRVQVGRIPLYLLDTDVEPNAPADRELAARLYGGDREMRISQEIVLGIGGVRALRALGIAPAVWHINEGHAAFLNLERCRELVACGLTFREAREVVAASSLFTTHTPVPAGNDTFSYDLIDKYFNTYWGQLGLSREQFLEVAREDHGWGPTYGMTVLALRLTGQHNGVSKLHGAVSRRMWQFLWPGVDPDEVPIDSITNGIHTLSWVAPEMNALFQRYLGPDWAEHVDEPDLWNRVLEIPDEELWQVHLQRKRLLVDYVRRRLKQQHLRLGEGPLQMAEFERMLDPEALLIGFARRFATYKRATLLFRNLERLKRIMNNPERPVQIIFAGKAHPADEPGKALIEQVYRISRSDDFRGKVIFLENYDIDMARYLVAGTDLWLNNPIRPHEASGTSGQKAALNGQPNCSVLDGWWAEAYNGRNGWAIGEEREYHNPEIQDEADSLSLYALLEGEIIPTYYERDLANSGLPHRWISYMKEAIRSCAPHFSTRRMVKEYTTRFYVPQIQQGQRVEQNAYELARSLAQWKERIQQRWESLTLYVEGRREGQLSLGESIEVRAWVRAQEITPDDLLVELVYGESGDGEQVSHQRAIPMQYRHQEQDGSYRYEARFQPEESGSLVYGVRVLPNHPLLADKHDMGLVRWA, encoded by the coding sequence CCTCAGTATCTGCAGGTCTATGATCGTGTGCTGGAGGAATTCGATCGCTATATGCATCCGGCCCCGGGCAGCACCTGGTTCGCCCGCACCTATCCTGAGCTGGAGCAGTGCGTGATCGCGTACTTCTCGGCTGAGTTTGGCCTCCATGAGGCGCTGCCTATCTATTCCGGTGGCCTTGGCATCCTGGCCGGGGACCACTGTAAGGAGGCGAGCGACCTGGGTCTGCCGCTGGTAGGCGTGGGCTTCCTCTATCCCCAGGGCTATTTCCGGCAGAGCATCACGCGCGAGGGCATCCAGGAGGCTTTCTACGATAAGTTGATCTTCTCCCAGGTGCCAGCAGCTCCAGCCTGTGGCCCCGATGGCAATGAGGTGTTGATCAGTGTCGATCTGCCGGGGCGACGCATCCATGCAAAGGTCTGGCGCGTCCAGGTGGGTCGTATTCCGCTCTATCTGTTGGATACCGATGTCGAACCAAATGCTCCCGCCGACCGTGAGCTGGCGGCCCGCCTCTATGGGGGCGACCGCGAGATGCGCATTTCTCAGGAGATTGTCCTGGGCATTGGGGGAGTGCGCGCTCTGCGAGCTTTGGGCATTGCTCCGGCTGTCTGGCATATCAACGAGGGTCACGCCGCTTTCCTCAATCTGGAGCGCTGCCGCGAGCTGGTCGCCTGCGGGCTGACTTTCCGCGAGGCGCGCGAGGTCGTGGCTGCCAGCTCACTCTTCACTACCCACACGCCGGTACCAGCGGGCAATGATACATTTAGCTACGACCTGATCGACAAGTATTTCAATACCTACTGGGGTCAGCTTGGCCTTTCGCGCGAGCAGTTTCTGGAGGTGGCCCGCGAAGATCATGGCTGGGGGCCGACCTACGGGATGACGGTGCTGGCACTGCGGCTGACTGGACAGCATAATGGAGTGAGCAAGCTCCACGGCGCGGTCTCGCGCCGGATGTGGCAGTTTCTCTGGCCAGGCGTCGATCCCGATGAGGTGCCCATCGATTCGATCACCAACGGCATCCATACCCTTTCCTGGGTGGCTCCCGAGATGAATGCCCTTTTCCAGCGCTACCTGGGACCGGATTGGGCGGAGCACGTCGATGAGCCAGATCTGTGGAATCGCGTGCTGGAGATCCCCGATGAGGAGCTCTGGCAGGTCCATCTGCAACGTAAGCGCCTGCTGGTCGACTACGTGCGCCGCCGCTTAAAACAGCAGCATCTGCGCCTGGGCGAGGGCCCGCTGCAGATGGCTGAGTTCGAGCGTATGCTTGATCCCGAGGCCCTCCTGATTGGCTTTGCCCGCCGCTTTGCTACCTATAAGCGGGCTACGCTGCTCTTCCGCAATCTGGAACGCTTGAAGCGCATTATGAATAATCCTGAGCGCCCGGTGCAAATCATCTTTGCGGGCAAGGCCCACCCAGCCGATGAACCCGGCAAGGCGCTGATCGAGCAGGTCTATCGCATCTCTCGTAGCGACGACTTCCGCGGCAAGGTCATCTTTCTGGAAAACTACGATATTGATATGGCACGCTATCTGGTAGCAGGAACCGATCTCTGGCTGAATAATCCGATTCGCCCTCACGAGGCCAGCGGTACCAGCGGCCAGAAGGCAGCTTTGAACGGGCAACCCAACTGCAGCGTCCTCGATGGCTGGTGGGCCGAAGCCTATAACGGGCGCAACGGCTGGGCCATCGGCGAGGAGCGCGAGTATCACAATCCCGAGATTCAGGATGAGGCCGATAGCCTGTCGCTCTACGCTCTCTTGGAAGGGGAGATCATCCCTACCTACTACGAGCGCGATCTGGCCAACAGCGGCCTGCCTCATCGCTGGATCAGCTATATGAAAGAAGCTATTCGGTCCTGCGCCCCCCACTTCAGTACGCGACGGATGGTCAAGGAATACACGACGCGCTTTTATGTCCCCCAGATTCAGCAGGGCCAGCGAGTCGAGCAGAACGCCTATGAGCTGGCCCGCTCCCTGGCCCAGTGGAAAGAGCGCATTCAACAGCGCTGGGAGAGCCTGACCCTGTACGTCGAGGGTCGACGCGAGGGTCAGCTCAGCCTGGGCGAGAGTATCGAGGTGCGAGCCTGGGTACGCGCGCAAGAGATTACGCCAGATGATCTGCTGGTCGAGCTGGTCTACGGTGAGAGCGGTGACGGTGAGCAGGTCTCTCATCAACGGGCTATTCCCATGCAGTATCGCCATCAGGAACAAGATGGCTCGTATCGCTATGAAGCTCGCTTCCAGCCGGAGGAGAGCGGTAGTCTGGTCTATGGGGTGCGCGTGTTGCCCAACCATCCGCTGCTGGCGGACAAGCACGATATGGGTCTGGTGCGTTGGGCCTGA